A single region of the Salvia miltiorrhiza cultivar Shanhuang (shh) chromosome 8, IMPLAD_Smil_shh, whole genome shotgun sequence genome encodes:
- the LOC130997747 gene encoding cytokinin riboside 5'-monophosphate phosphoribohydrolase LOG3 isoform X1 codes for MERDSEMKSSRFKRVCVFCGSSQGKKASYQEAAIELGKVLVSRNIDLVYGGGSIGLMGLVSQAVHDGGRHVIGVIPKTLMPRELTGETVGEVKAVADMHQRKAEMAKHSDAFIALPGGYGTLEELLEVITWAQLGIHDKPVGLLNVDEYYDSLLSFIDKAVEEGFISPNARHIIVSAPTPKELVKKLEEYVPRHERVASKLSWETEQLGYTQDYDLSR; via the exons atggagAGAGATAGTGAAATGAAATCATCAAGATTCAAGAGGGTTTGTGTTTTCTGTGGCAGTAGCCAAGGCAAGAAGGCTAGCTACCAAGAAGCTGCTATTGAACTTGGCAAAGTTCTG GTTTCAAGGAACATTGATTTGGTCTATGGGGGTGGCAGCATAGGCCTGATGGGTTTGGTCTCACAAGCAGTTCATGATGGCGGTCGGCATGTCATTGG GGTGATTCCCAAGACTCTCATGCCTCGAGAG CTAACTGGGGAAACAGTAGGAGAAGTGAAAGCTGTAGCAGATATGCACCAAAGGAAAGCTGAGATGGCGAAGCATTCTGACGCTTTTATTGCCTTACCAG GTGGCTATGGAACTTTGGAGGAATTGCTTGAAGTTATAACTTGGGCTCAACTCGGCATCCATGATAAGCCG GTAGGATTGCTTAATGTGGATGAATATTATGACTCTTTGTTGTCATTCATCGACAAGGCCGTAGAGGAAGGGTTCATTAGTCCGAATGCTCGCCACATTATTGTATCTGCACCAACACCAAAGGAGCTGGTCAAGAAATTGGAG GAGTACGTGCCTCGCCATGAACGTGTTGCTTCGAAGCTCAGCTGGGAGACGGAGCAGCTCGGATACACCCAAGATTATGATTTGTCGAGGTGA
- the LOC130997747 gene encoding cytokinin riboside 5'-monophosphate phosphoribohydrolase LOG3 isoform X2 has protein sequence MGLVSQAVHDGGRHVIGVIPKTLMPRELTGETVGEVKAVADMHQRKAEMAKHSDAFIALPGGYGTLEELLEVITWAQLGIHDKPVGLLNVDEYYDSLLSFIDKAVEEGFISPNARHIIVSAPTPKELVKKLEEYVPRHERVASKLSWETEQLGYTQDYDLSR, from the exons ATGGGTTTGGTCTCACAAGCAGTTCATGATGGCGGTCGGCATGTCATTGG GGTGATTCCCAAGACTCTCATGCCTCGAGAG CTAACTGGGGAAACAGTAGGAGAAGTGAAAGCTGTAGCAGATATGCACCAAAGGAAAGCTGAGATGGCGAAGCATTCTGACGCTTTTATTGCCTTACCAG GTGGCTATGGAACTTTGGAGGAATTGCTTGAAGTTATAACTTGGGCTCAACTCGGCATCCATGATAAGCCG GTAGGATTGCTTAATGTGGATGAATATTATGACTCTTTGTTGTCATTCATCGACAAGGCCGTAGAGGAAGGGTTCATTAGTCCGAATGCTCGCCACATTATTGTATCTGCACCAACACCAAAGGAGCTGGTCAAGAAATTGGAG GAGTACGTGCCTCGCCATGAACGTGTTGCTTCGAAGCTCAGCTGGGAGACGGAGCAGCTCGGATACACCCAAGATTATGATTTGTCGAGGTGA